A window of the Streptomyces finlayi genome harbors these coding sequences:
- a CDS encoding LysE family transporter, which translates to MTEILAVALITVLAVVSPGADFAMVVRNSYLYGRGTGLLAATGVAAGVLVHVSYTMLGVGLLIASSTALFTAIKLAGAAYLVYIGVRTFFARNDLSVDLAPASGLSPFGALRTGFLTNALNPKTTLFVVSTFTQVVGPDTALWRQAGYGLFMSVAHFGWFGLVALFFSHSHLRAAMLRRQKILNRSIGSVLVGLGVTLGLAR; encoded by the coding sequence ATGACCGAGATCCTCGCCGTCGCGCTCATCACCGTCCTCGCGGTCGTCAGCCCGGGCGCCGACTTCGCGATGGTCGTGCGCAACAGCTATCTGTACGGGCGCGGGACCGGCCTCCTGGCGGCCACCGGAGTCGCCGCGGGTGTCCTCGTCCACGTCTCGTACACGATGCTCGGCGTCGGCCTGCTGATCGCGTCCTCCACCGCGCTGTTCACGGCGATCAAACTGGCGGGGGCGGCCTACCTCGTCTACATCGGGGTACGCACGTTCTTCGCCCGCAACGATCTCTCCGTCGACCTGGCCCCGGCGTCCGGGCTGAGCCCGTTCGGCGCGCTGCGCACCGGCTTCCTCACCAACGCGCTGAACCCCAAGACGACGCTCTTCGTCGTCTCCACCTTCACCCAGGTCGTCGGGCCGGACACGGCTCTCTGGCGGCAGGCGGGCTACGGCCTCTTCATGTCCGTGGCGCACTTCGGCTGGTTCGGCCTGGTGGCGCTGTTCTTCTCGCACTCGCATCTGCGTGCGGCGATGCTGCGCCGGCAGAAGATCCTCAACCGGTCCATCGGTTCGGTGCTCGTGGGCCTCGGAGTCACTCTGGGGCTGGCCCGCTGA
- a CDS encoding mandelate racemase/muconate lactonizing enzyme family protein, with translation MRITGISTHVVGTPWRNLTYVQVHTDEGLTGVGETRMLGRTDALVGYLREAAANHVTGSDPFAVEDLVRRMKYGDYGRAGEIVMSGIAVIEMACWDIKGKALGVPVWQLLGGKVTDRVKAYANGWYTTERTPEAYHKAAQAVVERGYRALKIDPFGAGRFELGQEETRYAVSLIEAVRDAIGPDTELMLEMHGRFSPSTAVRIARDMAPFRPAWLEEPVPPENLKALSKVAEKIDLPIATGERIHDRVEFRELFESQAADIIQPDVGHIGGILEARKLAATAETHYMLIAPHNVGGSVLTAASLQLAGCTPNFKILEHFNDFADADIKKVVKGAPQVDPATGCFELSHAPGLGVELDVDAAAEFPQQQARFDLWADGWEKRQPK, from the coding sequence GTGCGCATCACCGGAATCAGCACGCATGTCGTCGGCACCCCATGGCGCAACCTCACCTACGTCCAGGTTCACACCGATGAGGGCCTCACCGGCGTCGGTGAGACCCGCATGCTCGGGCGTACGGACGCGCTGGTCGGCTATCTGCGTGAGGCAGCGGCGAACCATGTCACCGGCTCCGACCCGTTCGCGGTGGAGGATCTCGTACGCCGCATGAAGTACGGCGACTACGGGCGGGCCGGGGAGATCGTCATGTCCGGCATCGCCGTCATCGAGATGGCGTGCTGGGACATCAAGGGCAAGGCGCTGGGCGTCCCGGTCTGGCAGCTGCTCGGCGGCAAGGTCACCGACCGCGTCAAGGCGTACGCCAACGGCTGGTACACCACCGAGCGGACCCCGGAGGCGTACCACAAGGCCGCGCAGGCGGTCGTGGAGCGCGGCTACCGGGCGCTGAAGATCGACCCGTTCGGCGCGGGCCGCTTCGAGCTGGGGCAGGAGGAGACCCGGTACGCGGTGTCCCTCATCGAGGCCGTACGGGACGCCATCGGCCCGGACACCGAGCTGATGCTGGAGATGCACGGCCGGTTCAGCCCCTCGACCGCGGTGCGGATCGCCCGCGACATGGCGCCGTTCCGGCCCGCGTGGCTGGAGGAGCCGGTGCCGCCGGAGAACCTCAAGGCACTCAGCAAGGTCGCCGAGAAGATCGATCTGCCGATCGCGACCGGCGAGCGCATCCACGACCGCGTCGAGTTCCGTGAGCTCTTCGAGTCACAGGCCGCCGACATCATCCAGCCGGACGTCGGCCACATCGGCGGCATCCTGGAGGCCCGCAAGCTCGCCGCGACCGCCGAGACGCACTACATGCTGATCGCCCCGCACAACGTGGGCGGCTCCGTGCTGACCGCCGCGAGTCTCCAGCTGGCCGGCTGCACACCCAACTTCAAGATCCTTGAGCACTTCAACGACTTCGCGGACGCCGACATCAAGAAGGTCGTCAAGGGCGCGCCCCAGGTCGACCCGGCCACCGGCTGCTTCGAGCTGTCGCACGCTCCCGGGCTCGGTGTCGAGCTCGATGTGGACGCCGCGGCCGAGTTCCCGCAGCAGCAGGCCCGGTTCGACCTGTGGGCCGACGGCTGGGAGAAGAGGCAGCCCAAGTGA
- a CDS encoding TetR/AcrR family transcriptional regulator — translation MVRARSEERRADILRATLEVIAERGYRGATLSAVAERVGLSQQGLLHYYPTKEALLVAVLEDRDRWDTGGGGSRGEGPWPLELLGSLVEYNAMRPAIVQTFSALLGESVTEEHPAREFFTRRYTQVRADMAASLRAEHGEELPGGMTPERAATLMVAVMDGLQYQWLLDPDAVDMPGAFRDFLRLLRGGREDLSGPAPE, via the coding sequence ATGGTACGGGCCAGGAGCGAGGAGCGGCGGGCGGACATCCTCCGCGCCACCCTCGAAGTCATCGCCGAACGCGGCTACCGCGGGGCCACGCTGAGCGCGGTGGCCGAGCGGGTCGGCCTCAGCCAGCAGGGGCTGCTGCACTACTACCCCACCAAGGAAGCCCTGCTCGTCGCCGTGCTGGAGGACCGCGACCGGTGGGACACCGGCGGCGGCGGAAGCCGCGGGGAGGGCCCGTGGCCGCTCGAACTGCTGGGCTCGCTCGTGGAGTACAACGCGATGCGCCCCGCCATCGTCCAGACCTTCTCGGCACTGCTCGGCGAGAGCGTGACGGAGGAGCATCCGGCGCGGGAGTTCTTCACCCGGCGTTACACGCAGGTCCGCGCGGACATGGCGGCCTCGCTCCGGGCGGAGCACGGCGAGGAGCTGCCGGGCGGGATGACGCCGGAGCGTGCGGCCACCCTGATGGTCGCGGTGATGGACGGCTTGCAGTACCAGTGGCTGCTGGACCCGGACGCGGTGGACATGCCGGGGGCGTTCCGGGACTTCCTGCGGCTGCTGCGGGGCGGCCGGGAGGATCTCAGCGGGCCAGCCCCAGAGTGA
- a CDS encoding EI24 domain-containing protein, which translates to MSDLGAGFGYLMKGQRWAFQHGRWLGFGLLPGLVTLVVYAGALTGLGYGADDFVAWATPFADDWSSPWLGLLRNTLVVLVFVFGLFLAVITFTAVTLLVGQPFYESLSEEVDRSEGGEVPRSDLPLWRELWISARDSLRILLRVALYGVLLFALGFIPVIGQTVVPAVGFCVSGYFLAQELTSVALQRRGMVLADRLTLLRGRRMLVLGFGVPLTLSFLVPVVAVFLMPGAVAGATLLVRDLVAPEGAEPASPYAPGQGRPA; encoded by the coding sequence ATGAGCGATCTTGGGGCGGGCTTCGGCTATCTGATGAAGGGTCAGCGCTGGGCGTTCCAGCACGGCCGGTGGTTGGGGTTCGGTCTGCTTCCCGGGCTGGTCACCCTGGTCGTATACGCCGGTGCGCTGACCGGACTCGGCTACGGCGCCGACGACTTCGTCGCCTGGGCGACCCCGTTCGCCGACGACTGGTCCTCACCTTGGCTCGGCCTGCTGCGCAACACCCTCGTCGTGCTGGTCTTCGTCTTCGGCCTGTTCCTCGCGGTGATCACCTTCACGGCGGTGACGCTCCTGGTCGGCCAGCCCTTCTACGAGTCGCTCTCCGAGGAGGTCGACCGCAGCGAGGGCGGCGAGGTCCCCCGGTCCGACCTGCCGCTCTGGCGCGAACTGTGGATCTCCGCCCGCGACTCCCTCCGCATCCTGCTGCGCGTCGCGCTGTACGGGGTGCTGCTCTTCGCCCTCGGCTTCATCCCGGTCATCGGCCAGACCGTGGTCCCCGCGGTCGGCTTCTGCGTCTCCGGCTACTTCCTCGCCCAGGAACTGACCTCGGTCGCCCTCCAGCGCCGGGGCATGGTCCTCGCCGACCGGCTCACTCTGCTGCGCGGCCGGCGCATGCTGGTCCTCGGCTTCGGCGTGCCGCTGACGCTCTCCTTCCTCGTCCCGGTCGTCGCGGTGTTCCTGATGCCGGGCGCCGTCGCCGGAGCGACGCTGCTGGTCCGCGACCTGGTGGCACCGGAGGGTGCGGAGCCGGCGAGCCCGTACGCGCCGGGCCAGGGGAGACCGGCATGA